CCTTATGCTCCAATGATAGAGCCATTTGATTTGAAGAAACGAACGCGTTTAACTTTGCCTTCATTTTCAATCAGCTTAATACCAACACGGTCTGCTTTATTAGTTTCCGGATTCAGGATTGCAACATTAGAAATATCCAAAGGCATTTCTTTAGTAATAATACCACCCTCAATACCGCGCATTGGATTAGGTTTTTGATGGCGTTTTACAACATTAACACCCTCAACAACAACTTTATCACCCAACACTCGAACTACTTGACCTTGCTTACCTTTATCTTTACCGGTAATCACTACAACCTGATCGCCTTTAATGATTTTATTCATCGCGCTATTCCTTATAATACTTCAGGCGCCAATGAAACGATTTTCATAAATCGCTCAGTACGCAATTCACGGGTTACCGGACCAAAAATACGAGTACCCAAAGGTTCAAGTTTATTATTCAATAACACAGCAGCATTGTTATCGAATTTAATTAACGCACCATCAGGACGACGCACACCCTTAGCAGTACGAACAACTACCGCATTGTATACATCACCTTTTTTGACACGACCACGTGGGGCTGCATCTTTAACTGCAACTTTAATAATGTCGCCAACAGAAGCGTAGCGACGCTTAGATCCGCCCAATACTTTGATGCACATTACGCGACGCGCACCAGAGTTATCAGCCACATCTAAGATGGTCTGCATTTGAATCATATTAGTACCTTTAAATTAACCAACTTAATTTACCACTTTCATATAACTCGCACCTTACTTTAAGCTGCTTATTAAATGAAACCATCACGGTTCTAGTAAACCAGTCTTGGATCCCGAAGGGAGAGAAACTTCCATAAGAAGCTGGAAGATAAGAAACGAAGTTTACACGCAAATTAACTTTGCTGCAAGACTTCGTTTCTTATTAAGCTACATTACTGTGTTTTAAATCAAACAGTACGCGCTTTCTCAACCAATTCTTTCACAACCCAAGACTTGGTTTTTGACAAAGGACGAGATTCCTCGATTACCACTACATCACCAATGCCATATTGATTGTTTTCATCATGAGCATGGATTTTAGTTGATAAACGAATAATTTTACCGTACAGAGGGTGTTTAACTTTACGCTCAACCAATACTGTAACAGTTTTGTCCATTTTGTCGCTTACCACTTTGCCTTGCAAAGTACGAACATTTTTAGCTTCGCTCATTACTTAGCACCTTTTTCAGTTAAAATGGTTTTAATACGAGCAATATCGCGACGTACACGTTTCAACTCGCTAGATTTACCCAACTGACCGGTTGCATTTTGCATGCGTAAGCCAAACTGAGCTTTCAACAAGTCCAACAAATCAGAGTTTAATTGCTCAATAGATTTGTCTTTCAATTCATTTGCTTTCATTATTGACCCACCTGTCTTACTACAAAGGTTGTAGGAATAGGCAATTTGGCAGCGGCCAATTCAAATGCTTCACGAGCCAAAGACTCAGGAACACCGTCCATTTCGTACAATACTTTGCCTGGTTTAACTTCAGCAATGTAATATTCCACATTACCTTTACCGCCACCCATACGAACTTGAATAGGTTTCTCAGTAATTGGTTTATCAGGGAATACACGAATCCAAATACGACCGCCACGTTTAATATGACGAGTCATAGTACGACGAGCAGCTTCGATTTGGCGGGCAGTCAAACGACCACGGCCTACGGCTTTCAAACCGAACTCACCGAAACTTACTTTGTTACCGCGAGTAGCAATACCGGTGTTGCGACCTTTTTGTTGCTTGCGATATTTCAGTCTAGTTGGCTGCAGCATTACGTCCACCTGCCTTTCTTTGTTTCTTCTCATGCTCAGGTTTAGAAGATTTAATATTACCTTCTGTATAAACCCAAACTTTCAGACCCAGTACACCATAAGTAGTGTGTGCTTCGCTAGTTGCATAATCCACGTTCGCACGCAAAGTATGCAAAGGTACACGACCTTCACGGTACCATTCGCTACGAGCAATATCAGCACCATTCAGACGGCCTGAAGTCATGATCTTGATGCCTTTAGCACCAGAACGCATTGCATTTTGCATTGCACGTTTCATAGCGCGACGGAATTGAACACGTTTTTCAAGCTGCTGGGCAATACCATCAGCAATGATTTGCGCATCCAATTCAGGACGGCGAATCTCTTCAATATTTACATGAACAGGCACACCCATCAGAGCTTGCAAGTCACGTTTCAAGATTTCGATATCTTCGCCTTTTTTACCAATAACCACACCTGGACGAGCAGAGTGAATGGTAATACGTGCAGATTTAGCAGGACGCTCGATCACTACGCGACCAACTGAAGCATTAGCCAGTTTTTTACGCAAGTAGTTACGAACATCAATATCTTGTTTCAAAACAGTAGAAAAGTCGGTGCTTTTAGCAAACCATTTTGAAGCCCAGTCTTTAGTTACCGCCAGGCGAAAGCCTGTAGGGTTAATCTTTTGTCCCATAGCTTTTCCTTAGTTGCCCACTGTCACGTTAATATGACAAGTTTGTTTCTCGATGCGGTTACCGCGACCTTTGGCACGAGCTTGGAAACGTTTCAAGCTTGGGCCTTTGTCAACAAAGATAGTTACCACTTTCAGTTCGTCAATGTCAGCACCATTGTTGTGCTCGGCATTGGCGATTGCTGATTCCAACACTTTTTTAATCAGCTCAGCACCTTTTTTAGGGCTGAATGCCAAGATATTCAAAGCTTGGGCAACGTCTTTACCACGAATCAAATCAGCTACCAAACGAGCTTTTTGAGCTGAAATACGGGCGTTTTTATGTTGTGCACTTACTCTCATGATTCACCTTATTTCTTTTTAGCCTTTTTATCAGCCAAGTGGCCTTTAAAGGTACGGGTCAATGAGAACTCACCTAATTTATGACCAACCATGTTGTCGCTGATGAACACAGGCACGTGAGTGCGACCGTTGTGAACAGCGATAGTTAGACCGAT
This DNA window, taken from Neisseria subflava, encodes the following:
- the rpsC gene encoding 30S ribosomal protein S3, producing MGQKINPTGFRLAVTKDWASKWFAKSTDFSTVLKQDIDVRNYLRKKLANASVGRVVIERPAKSARITIHSARPGVVIGKKGEDIEILKRDLQALMGVPVHVNIEEIRRPELDAQIIADGIAQQLEKRVQFRRAMKRAMQNAMRSGAKGIKIMTSGRLNGADIARSEWYREGRVPLHTLRANVDYATSEAHTTYGVLGLKVWVYTEGNIKSSKPEHEKKQRKAGGRNAAAN
- the rplN gene encoding 50S ribosomal protein L14, translating into MIQMQTILDVADNSGARRVMCIKVLGGSKRRYASVGDIIKVAVKDAAPRGRVKKGDVYNAVVVRTAKGVRRPDGALIKFDNNAAVLLNNKLEPLGTRIFGPVTRELRTERFMKIVSLAPEVL
- the rplP gene encoding 50S ribosomal protein L16; translated protein: MLQPTRLKYRKQQKGRNTGIATRGNKVSFGEFGLKAVGRGRLTARQIEAARRTMTRHIKRGGRIWIRVFPDKPITEKPIQVRMGGGKGNVEYYIAEVKPGKVLYEMDGVPESLAREAFELAAAKLPIPTTFVVRQVGQ
- the rplX gene encoding 50S ribosomal protein L24, whose product is MNKIIKGDQVVVITGKDKGKQGQVVRVLGDKVVVEGVNVVKRHQKPNPMRGIEGGIITKEMPLDISNVAILNPETNKADRVGIKLIENEGKVKRVRFFKSNGSIIGA
- the rpmC gene encoding 50S ribosomal protein L29, producing MKANELKDKSIEQLNSDLLDLLKAQFGLRMQNATGQLGKSSELKRVRRDIARIKTILTEKGAK
- the rpsQ gene encoding 30S ribosomal protein S17 produces the protein MSEAKNVRTLQGKVVSDKMDKTVTVLVERKVKHPLYGKIIRLSTKIHAHDENNQYGIGDVVVIEESRPLSKTKSWVVKELVEKARTV
- the rplV gene encoding 50S ribosomal protein L22; amino-acid sequence: MRVSAQHKNARISAQKARLVADLIRGKDVAQALNILAFSPKKGAELIKKVLESAIANAEHNNGADIDELKVVTIFVDKGPSLKRFQARAKGRGNRIEKQTCHINVTVGN
- the rpsS gene encoding 30S ribosomal protein S19, producing MARSLKKGPYVDLHLLKKVDAARASNDKRPIKTWSRRSTILPDFIGLTIAVHNGRTHVPVFISDNMVGHKLGEFSLTRTFKGHLADKKAKKK